The Syntrophorhabdaceae bacterium genome contains a region encoding:
- a CDS encoding DUF1579 domain-containing protein: MAESQGAKMDVKEMMEIYEKLAIPGDPHKLLAALEGSWTTKTVFWMEPGKPPMEATGTCEQKMIMDGLFLEQVYGGDMMGKKFTGINIIGYNNYTGRYGSVWIDNMGSGIYCFEGSEGPDGKSIIQESRYDDPVQGATRWRSIMRIRDDRTVLYEASITGKSGKEEKMMEMTLTRKA; encoded by the coding sequence ATGGCGGAATCACAGGGAGCGAAGATGGACGTAAAGGAAATGATGGAAATTTATGAGAAGCTTGCCATCCCGGGAGACCCTCATAAACTTCTTGCCGCGCTGGAGGGGAGTTGGACTACGAAGACCGTTTTTTGGATGGAGCCGGGCAAGCCGCCCATGGAGGCCACCGGCACGTGCGAGCAAAAAATGATCATGGACGGGCTCTTTTTGGAGCAGGTGTATGGTGGAGATATGATGGGGAAAAAATTTACCGGCATCAACATCATCGGATATAATAATTATACGGGGCGGTATGGCTCCGTCTGGATCGATAATATGGGCAGCGGCATTTACTGCTTCGAAGGGTCCGAAGGTCCGGACGGAAAGAGCATCATTCAGGAGAGCCGTTATGACGACCCGGTTCAGGGCGCGACCCGGTGGCGCAGCATAATGAGGATCAGGGATGACCGCACGGTCCTCTACGAGGCCTCGATCACCGGAAAAAGCGGCAAGGAAGAGAAGATGATGGAGATGACCCTTACCCGGAAGGCCTGA